One stretch of Rhea pennata isolate bPtePen1 chromosome 23, bPtePen1.pri, whole genome shotgun sequence DNA includes these proteins:
- the CNR2 gene encoding cannabinoid receptor 2, with the protein MDMCKVHENTSKCSANTMPMECFMVLSTQAQKISIATLCCLFGTLCILENSLVLYLIFSSPTIRKKPSYLFISSLALADILASIIFVSSFVNFHVFNKTDSSKEKFLLKLGGVNTSFTASLSSLLLTALDRYLSISRPSEYKSLVTRKRAWIALGILWVTCVTISSLPLLGWNCCTLNSACSELFPFVDDSYLSSWICLVMVLLASIVCVYAHVLWKAHQHVAYMEKHQVQGGKQNARMRMDITLAKTLVMVLTVLMVCWSPVLVFMIYGIFVRLSNELRRVFAFCSTLCLLNSMVNPLIYALRSKELYSSLRMAFSQFRRQLRATEDSPEAESTHKSSAIETVCEETCVT; encoded by the coding sequence ATGGATATGTGTAAGGTACATGAAAACACCTCAAAATGCAGTGCAAACACCATGCCTATGGAGTGCTTCATGGTTCTCAGCACACAAGCACAGAAGATAAGCATTGCCACACTCTGCTGCCTCTTTGGGACACTGTGCATTTTAGAAAACTCTTTGGTGTTGTATCtgatcttctcttctcccacaATTCGGAAAAAACCTTCTTACCTCTTTATCAGCAGCCTTGCCTTGGCTGACATCCTGGCCAGTATCATCTTTGTCTCCAGTTTTGTTAACTTCCATGTCTTTAATAAAACTGATTCCTCTAAAGAAAAGTTCTTGCTGAAGCTGGGAGGGGTTAACACATCCTTCACAGCATCCCTGAGCAGTTTGCTGCTGACAGCCCTGGACCGTTACCTCTCCATCAGCCGGCCCTCTGAATACAAGTCTCTTGTGACAAGGAAGAGAGCATGGATAGCTCTGGGAATACTCTGGGTGACATGTGTGACCATTTCCTCCCTGCCCCTGCTGGGCTGGAACTGCTGCACGCTCAATTCAGCCTGCTCTGAGCTGTTCCCATTTGTGGATGACAGCTATTTGTCAAGCTGGATCTGCCTCGTCATGGTCCTGCTGGCATCGATAGTCTGTGTCTACGCACATGTGCTGTGGAAGGCTCATCAGCATGTGGCTTACATGGAGAAGCACCAAGTGCAGGGCGGGAAGCAAAATGCCAGGATGAGGATGGACATCACGCTGGCCAAGACACTAGTGATGGTACTGACCGTCCTCATGGTGTGCTGGTCTCCAGTCCTAGTTTTCATGATCTACGGCATCTTTGTGAGGCTGAGCAACGAGCTTCGGAGGGTGTTTGCCTTCTGCAGCACCCTCTGCCTGTTGAATTCCATGGTGAACCCTCTTATTTATGCCCTGCGGAGCAAAGAGCTATATTCTTCACTGAGGATGGCCTTTTCTCAGTTCAGGAGGCAGCTGAGGGCCACAGAGGACAGCCCAGAAGCAGAAAGCACCCACAAATCCTCAGCGATAGAGACTGTTTGTGAAGAAACATGTGTAACAtag
- the SRSF10 gene encoding serine/arginine-rich splicing factor 10 isoform X5: MSRYLRPPNTSLFVRNVADDTRSEDLRREFGRYGPIVDVYVPLDFYTRRPRGFAYVQFEDVRDAEDALHNLDRKWICGRQIEIQFAQGDRKTPNQMKAKEGRNLYSSSRYDDYDRYRRSRSRSYERRRSRSRSFDYSYRRSYSPRNRPTGRPRRSRSHSDNDRGRTKL; encoded by the exons atGTCCCGCTACCTGCGGCCCCCCAACACCTCGCTCTTCGTGCGGAACGTGGCCGACGACACCCG GTCTGAAGATTTGCGCCGTGAGTTTGGTCGTTATGGGCCTATAGTTGATGTATACGTTCCACTTGACTTCTACACTCGTCGTCCCAGAGGATTTGCTTATGTTCA ATTCGAAGATGTCCGTGATGCAGAAGATGCTCTCCATAATTTGGACCGAAAGTGGATTTGTGGTCGGCAAATAGAAATCCAGTTTGCACAGGGGGATCGGAAGA CACCAAATCAAATGAAAGCCAAGGAGGGGAGAAACCTATACAGTTCTTCTCGTTACGATGACTATGACAGATATAGGCGATCTAGAAGTCGGAGTTACGAAAGGAGGCGGTCTAGAAGTCGTTCTTTTGATTACAGCTATAGAAGATCGTATAGTCCTAGAAA TAGACCTACTGGAAGACCTCGTCGTAGCAGAAGCCATTCGGACAATGAtag AGGTAGGACTAAACTTTGA
- the SRSF10 gene encoding serine/arginine-rich splicing factor 10 isoform X2 translates to MSRYLRPPNTSLFVRNVADDTRSEDLRREFGRYGPIVDVYVPLDFYTRRPRGFAYVQFEDVRDAEDALHNLDRKWICGRQIEIQFAQGDRKTPNQMKAKEGRNLYSSSRYDDYDRYRRSRSRSYERRRSRSRSFDYSYRRSYSPRNRPTGRPRRSRSHSDNDRFKHRNRSFSRSKSNSRSRSKSQPKKEMKAKSRSRSASHTKSRGTSKTDSKTHYKSSSRYEKESRKKEPARSKSQSRSHSRSRSKSRSRSWTSPKSSGH, encoded by the exons atGTCCCGCTACCTGCGGCCCCCCAACACCTCGCTCTTCGTGCGGAACGTGGCCGACGACACCCG GTCTGAAGATTTGCGCCGTGAGTTTGGTCGTTATGGGCCTATAGTTGATGTATACGTTCCACTTGACTTCTACACTCGTCGTCCCAGAGGATTTGCTTATGTTCA ATTCGAAGATGTCCGTGATGCAGAAGATGCTCTCCATAATTTGGACCGAAAGTGGATTTGTGGTCGGCAAATAGAAATCCAGTTTGCACAGGGGGATCGGAAGA CACCAAATCAAATGAAAGCCAAGGAGGGGAGAAACCTATACAGTTCTTCTCGTTACGATGACTATGACAGATATAGGCGATCTAGAAGTCGGAGTTACGAAAGGAGGCGGTCTAGAAGTCGTTCTTTTGATTACAGCTATAGAAGATCGTATAGTCCTAGAAA TAGACCTACTGGAAGACCTCGTCGTAGCAGAAGCCATTCGGACAATGAtag GTTCAAACACCGCAATCGATCTTTTTCAAGATCTAAGTCCAATTCAAGATCACGATCCAAGTCACAGcccaagaaagaaatgaaggctAAATCACGGTCTAGGTCTGCATCTCACACCAAATCTAGAGGCACCTCTAAAACAGATTCTAAAACACACTATAAGTCCAGCTCAAGATATGAAAAGGAATCGAGAAAAAAAGAACCAGCTAGATCCAAATCACAGTCAAGATCACATTCTAGATCTAGGTCAAAATCTAGATCAAGGTCATGGACTAGTCCCAAGTCCAGTGGCCACTAA
- the SRSF10 gene encoding serine/arginine-rich splicing factor 10 isoform X3, which produces MVAKIKGVIPDVSYRITVFLLFVITLTLTTFEDVRDAEDALHNLDRKWICGRQIEIQFAQGDRKTPNQMKAKEGRNLYSSSRYDDYDRYRRSRSRSYERRRSRSRSFDYSYRRSYSPRNSRPTGRPRRSRSHSDNDRFKHRNRSFSRSKSNSRSRSKSQPKKEMKAKSRSRSASHTKSRGTSKTDSKTHYKSSSRYEKESRKKEPARSKSQSRSHSRSRSKSRSRSWTSPKSSGH; this is translated from the exons ATGGTGGCCAAGATTAAAGGAGTCATACCTGATGTATCCTACAGAataacagtttttcttctgtttgtcaT TACCTTAACACTCACCACATTCGAAGATGTCCGTGATGCAGAAGATGCTCTCCATAATTTGGACCGAAAGTGGATTTGTGGTCGGCAAATAGAAATCCAGTTTGCACAGGGGGATCGGAAGA CACCAAATCAAATGAAAGCCAAGGAGGGGAGAAACCTATACAGTTCTTCTCGTTACGATGACTATGACAGATATAGGCGATCTAGAAGTCGGAGTTACGAAAGGAGGCGGTCTAGAAGTCGTTCTTTTGATTACAGCTATAGAAGATCGTATAGTCCTAGAAA CAGTAGACCTACTGGAAGACCTCGTCGTAGCAGAAGCCATTCGGACAATGAtag GTTCAAACACCGCAATCGATCTTTTTCAAGATCTAAGTCCAATTCAAGATCACGATCCAAGTCACAGcccaagaaagaaatgaaggctAAATCACGGTCTAGGTCTGCATCTCACACCAAATCTAGAGGCACCTCTAAAACAGATTCTAAAACACACTATAAGTCCAGCTCAAGATATGAAAAGGAATCGAGAAAAAAAGAACCAGCTAGATCCAAATCACAGTCAAGATCACATTCTAGATCTAGGTCAAAATCTAGATCAAGGTCATGGACTAGTCCCAAGTCCAGTGGCCACTAA
- the SRSF10 gene encoding serine/arginine-rich splicing factor 10 isoform X4 codes for MSRYLRPPNTSLFVRNVADDTRSEDLRREFGRYGPIVDVYVPLDFYTRRPRGFAYVQFEDVRDAEDALHNLDRKWICGRQIEIQFAQGDRKTPNQMKAKEGRNLYSSSRYDDYDRYRRSRSRSYERRRSRSRSFDYSYRRSYSPRNSRPTGRPRRSRSHSDNDRGRTKL; via the exons atGTCCCGCTACCTGCGGCCCCCCAACACCTCGCTCTTCGTGCGGAACGTGGCCGACGACACCCG GTCTGAAGATTTGCGCCGTGAGTTTGGTCGTTATGGGCCTATAGTTGATGTATACGTTCCACTTGACTTCTACACTCGTCGTCCCAGAGGATTTGCTTATGTTCA ATTCGAAGATGTCCGTGATGCAGAAGATGCTCTCCATAATTTGGACCGAAAGTGGATTTGTGGTCGGCAAATAGAAATCCAGTTTGCACAGGGGGATCGGAAGA CACCAAATCAAATGAAAGCCAAGGAGGGGAGAAACCTATACAGTTCTTCTCGTTACGATGACTATGACAGATATAGGCGATCTAGAAGTCGGAGTTACGAAAGGAGGCGGTCTAGAAGTCGTTCTTTTGATTACAGCTATAGAAGATCGTATAGTCCTAGAAA CAGTAGACCTACTGGAAGACCTCGTCGTAGCAGAAGCCATTCGGACAATGAtag AGGTAGGACTAAACTTTGA
- the LOC134150182 gene encoding fatty acid-binding protein, liver, producing the protein MAFSGTWQVYAQENYEEFLKAIALPADVIKVAKDIKPTIEIQQKGDNFTVTSKTPKQSVTNSFTLGKEADITTMDGKKLKCTVNMVNGKLVCKSESFSHEQEVKENEMVERLTVGGATLVRRSKRV; encoded by the exons ATGGCATTCAGTGGAACCTGGCAGGTCTATGCCCAAGAGAACTATGAAGAGTTTCTGAAAGCTATTG CATTGCCAGCTGACGTCATCAAAGTTGCTAAAGATATTAAGCCTACTATTGAAATACAACAAAAAGGAGACAACTTCACTGTGACATCAAAAACCCCCAAGCAATCTGTAACGAACTCATTTACACTTGGAAAAGAGGCTGACATTACTACTATGGATGGCAAAAAGCTAAAG TGTACTGTGAACATGGTAAATGGAAAGCTTGTGTGCAAATCAGAAAGCTTCTCTCATGAAcaagaagttaaagaaaatgaaatggtgGAG CGTTTGACTGTTGGTGGAGCAACACTTGTCAGAAGAAGCAAGAGAGTCTGA
- the PNRC2 gene encoding proline-rich nuclear receptor coactivator 2, whose product MGGGERFNIPVPQARNTTKNHQQLKNRQKSKDQNSQMKMTYMKKERGHGCNSSAAWQAMQKGGKNNVHFPNNQNWSPNLSSPNLFFTPQTNQNYAGAKFSEPPSPSVLPKPPSHWVPVSFKPSDKEIMTFQLKTLLKVQA is encoded by the coding sequence ATGGGTGGTGGAGAAAGGTTTAACATTCCAGTTCCACAGGCTAGAAATACCACCAAGAACCATCAACAActtaaaaacagacagaagagTAAAGATCAGAACTCTCAGATGAAGATGACCTAtatgaagaaggaaagaggacaTGGATGCAACTCATCGGCTGCATGGCAGGCCATgcagaaagggggaaagaacAATGTTCACTTTCCCAATAATCAAAATTGGAGTCCTAATTTATCAAGTCCCAACTTGTTTTTCACACCTCAAACCAATCAGAACTATGCTGGAGCAAAATTTAGTGAGCCACCCTCACCAAGTGTTCTTCCTAAGCCACCAAGCCACTGGGTAcctgtttcttttaaacctTCTGATAAAGAAATAATGACATTTCAGCTTAAAACATTACTTAAAGTCCAGGCTTGA
- the SRSF10 gene encoding serine/arginine-rich splicing factor 10 isoform X1, translating into MSRYLRPPNTSLFVRNVADDTRSEDLRREFGRYGPIVDVYVPLDFYTRRPRGFAYVQFEDVRDAEDALHNLDRKWICGRQIEIQFAQGDRKTPNQMKAKEGRNLYSSSRYDDYDRYRRSRSRSYERRRSRSRSFDYSYRRSYSPRNSRPTGRPRRSRSHSDNDRFKHRNRSFSRSKSNSRSRSKSQPKKEMKAKSRSRSASHTKSRGTSKTDSKTHYKSSSRYEKESRKKEPARSKSQSRSHSRSRSKSRSRSWTSPKSSGH; encoded by the exons atGTCCCGCTACCTGCGGCCCCCCAACACCTCGCTCTTCGTGCGGAACGTGGCCGACGACACCCG GTCTGAAGATTTGCGCCGTGAGTTTGGTCGTTATGGGCCTATAGTTGATGTATACGTTCCACTTGACTTCTACACTCGTCGTCCCAGAGGATTTGCTTATGTTCA ATTCGAAGATGTCCGTGATGCAGAAGATGCTCTCCATAATTTGGACCGAAAGTGGATTTGTGGTCGGCAAATAGAAATCCAGTTTGCACAGGGGGATCGGAAGA CACCAAATCAAATGAAAGCCAAGGAGGGGAGAAACCTATACAGTTCTTCTCGTTACGATGACTATGACAGATATAGGCGATCTAGAAGTCGGAGTTACGAAAGGAGGCGGTCTAGAAGTCGTTCTTTTGATTACAGCTATAGAAGATCGTATAGTCCTAGAAA CAGTAGACCTACTGGAAGACCTCGTCGTAGCAGAAGCCATTCGGACAATGAtag GTTCAAACACCGCAATCGATCTTTTTCAAGATCTAAGTCCAATTCAAGATCACGATCCAAGTCACAGcccaagaaagaaatgaaggctAAATCACGGTCTAGGTCTGCATCTCACACCAAATCTAGAGGCACCTCTAAAACAGATTCTAAAACACACTATAAGTCCAGCTCAAGATATGAAAAGGAATCGAGAAAAAAAGAACCAGCTAGATCCAAATCACAGTCAAGATCACATTCTAGATCTAGGTCAAAATCTAGATCAAGGTCATGGACTAGTCCCAAGTCCAGTGGCCACTAA